Proteins co-encoded in one Gossypium arboreum isolate Shixiya-1 chromosome 11, ASM2569848v2, whole genome shotgun sequence genomic window:
- the LOC108474109 gene encoding uncharacterized protein LOC108474109 translates to MAEKQTPESIPRRITAPFPNLSSMCDPNFVEHAWENDQNLIRGLSSMMPKKNFPGSVNFSQSSKARIQHEGETPTVNTSKHWVADSTSTYGDPLSSIAKTNRLNHHHHENYITSLQTGYRELLFEDGFNVALEADQKCYDQQLLDSNIGPTNKYKNFKQSNVLDVPELVHEIPQQTMNNDSQLPQPQPETCIPFMRSKDKYSRIDEQSERANCSIFLNSPALPKSSQIPCCGVTIPRSTPGLAVEEDDDLEANARSVPFAKEAKSMRLILPDYEPEKEWVVPDEQSEAVRFNDNMRLPSSRVGGTSSGLAPNTIMKGKVVEQKVASSSVCSRGASNCPVNTFERRYEDTDLSDNDELEEAHETTKATPSKGSKRKRKSELHKLCERRRRDKINEKMRALQELIPNCNKVDKASVLDEAIDYLKTLQLQVQMMSMGTAGVYMPPMMLPASSMQHINARQLGGYSPMAMGMGMGMGMQMGLGCTTATQFPSITSLMPGIMQARFNMLGLPRQVLLMSPSPFASLAATFPPQSVRTSSVSQALAAVPLSTSKDSNPTLQLKKKKCLMKS, encoded by the exons ATGGCAGAAAAACAGACCCCTGAATCAATCCCTCGCAGGATCACAGCCCCCTTCCCTAATTTATCAtccat GTGTGATCCAAATTTCGTGGAGCACGCATGGGAAAATGATCAAAATCTGATTCGAGGTTTGTCGTCGATGATGCCTAAAAAGAATTTCCCAGGCTCTGTCAATTTTTCTCAATCTTCTAAGGCTCGAATTCAACATGAAGGAGAAACCCCTACGGTGAATACATCAAAGCACTGGGTTGCAGATTCCACTAGTACGTATGGCGATCCATTATCCAGTATCGCTAAAACGAATCGCCTTAATCATCATCATCATGAGAATTACATAACTTCTCTGCAAACTGGGTACCGGGAACTACTATTCGAGGATGGTTTCAATGTTGCCTTGGAAGCAGACCAAAAATGCTACGATCAGCAACTCCTAGATTCCAATATTGGTCCTACAAACAAATACAAGAATTTTAAACAAAGCAACGTGCTGGACGTGCCCGAGCTCGTACACGAGATTCCTCAACAAACTATGAATAACGATAGCCAACTACCACAGCCACAACCCGAAACTTGTATTCCATTTATGAGATCAAAGGACAAATATTCAAGGATCGATGAGCAAAGTGAGAGGGCGAACTGTTCCATCTTCTTAAACTCTCCAGCTCTTCCTAAATCTAGCCAGATTCCATGCTGTGGTGTAACAATACCAAGGAGCACTCCAGGTTTAGctgttgaagaagatgatgatttaGAAGCCAACGCCAGATCTGTTCCTTTCGCAAAAGAAGCAAAATCTATGAGGCTAATATTACCAGATTATGAGCCTGAAAAGGAGTGGGTTGTTCCTGATGAGCAGTCCGAAGCCGTTCGTTTTAACGATAATATGAGGCTTCCGTCTTCTAGGGTTGGTGGTACATCTTCAGGCTTGGCACCAAATACAATCATGAAAGGAAAAGTTGTCGAGCAAAAGGTTGCATCGTCTTCAGTGTGCTCGCGTGGGGCTTCAAATTGTCCAGTTAACACTTTTGAAAGGAGATATGAAGATACTGATCTCAGTGAT AATGATGAATTGGAAGAAGCTCATGAGACGACAAAAGCAACGCCAAGCAAAGGCTCTAAGAGAAAGAGAAAATCTGAACTTCACAAGCTATGTGAAAGG AGGCGAAGGGATAAAATCAATGAAAAGATGCGTGCATTGCAAGAGCTCATTCCCAATTGTAATAAG GTGGATAAAGCTTCAGTGCTTGATGAAGCAATTGATTACTTGAAAACGCTTCAGCTCCAAGTCCAG ATGATGTCAATGGGAACTGCTGGCGTTTATATGCCTCCAATGATGTTACCAGCTTCGTCAATGCAACATATAAATGCACGACAATTGGGTGGTTACTCTCCCATGGCCATGGGAATGGGAATGGGAATGGGAATGCAAATGGGTCTAGGCTGCACAACAGCAACACAATTTCCATCCATAACTTCACTAATGCCTGGGATCATGCAAGCTAGATTTAACATGCTTGGCCTCCCTCGCCAAGTTTTATTAATGTCGCCTTCACCTTTCGCATCCTTGGCTGCAACATTTCCCCCACAATCGGTCCGAACCTCTTCCGTTTCTCAAGCTCTTGCCGCTGTTCCTCTGTCTACATCAAAGGATTCAAACCCAACACTTCaactaaaaaaaaagaaatgctTAATGAAGAGTTAG